The Flavobacteriales bacterium DNA window AGTTAGGATAGAATAGAGAGCAAAGAATAAAGAAAAAGATTCAATCCATTATAGCATTGCATCATTAAATCATTAATATAGTCAGTTCGAGTTCCGACAAAGGAGGAGTATCGAGAATTAGACGGCCTATTTAAACAGAATGCGCTATTAAATCATTCCATCATTACCACTTTGTATCATTACATATTAAATTCCATTGGGGACTACCTTATAAAAAAAACACAATAACGTATTTATATCTCGAAAAAAAGAGTTACATTTGCGTCCGCTTGTGTGAAAAAATGAACCCATAAGCGATATAAAGTATTAAAAATTAATAAATTAACTATGTACGCAATTGTAGAGATAGCAGGGCAACAATTTAAAGTAGAGAAAGATCAGCGTTTATTTGTTCATCAGCTAAAAGGAGAAGCGGGAGATACAGTAGAGTTCTCAGATGTTTACCTTATAGAAGATAATGGAGCAGTAACTGTTGGCGCCCCAGCTGTAGAAGGAGCTTTAGTGACAGCTAAGATCGAAGAGCACCTTAAAGGAGAAAAAGTAATCGTTTTCAAAAAGAAAAGAAGAAAAGGTTACAAAAAGAAAAACGGTCACCGTCAACGTTTAACTAAAATTACCATCGAAAGCATTGTAGCAAGTGGAGCAAAAAAAGCAGCTAAAAAAGCTGATGCAAAACCAGCTGCAAAGAAAGCTGCGCCAAAGGCAAAGGCTGCTAAAGGAGATGATTTAACTAAAATTGAAGGAGTAGGACCAAAAATTGCTGAAGTATTAACAGCTGCTGGATTAGCTACATTTGCAGATGTTGCAAAATCTACACCAGAAGCAATTAAAGAAATTTTATCTGCTCATTCAAGATTAGCATCTAAAAACCCATCAACTTGGTGTCAGCAAGCTGAATTAGCTGCTGAAGGAAAATGGGATGAGTTGAAAAAATGGCAAGACGAGCTTGACGGAGGAAAAGCTTAAGAAAACAAAATTAGAATTTAAAAAAGTTAGAGAACCATGGCACATAAGAAAGGAGTAGGTAGTTCGGATAACGGACGTGAGTCAGAATCAAAACGTTTAGGAGTTAAAATTTACGGTGGACAAGCTGCTATCGCTGGTAACATTATTGTTCGTCAAAGAGGAACTAAGCACAATCCAGGTGCAAATGTAGGAATGGGTAAAGACCATACTTTATTTGCTTTAACTGATGGTATTGTAAACTTCAAAAAGAAAAGAGGAAACAAGTCTTACGTTTCTGTAGAACCTTTTGGAGAAGAAGCTTAGTCAATTTTAAGTTGATATATATTTAGAAGCCTTACTGAATTTTCAGTAAGGCTTTTTTTTTACTTACAAGTAAGTAATGCTAGTTAGTTTTTTGCGTTTTAGAACTTTTAAATAGAGGTGTCTCCAGTTGGTCATGGGAGATGTTAGGAGAATGTATTAAAAGTGTTTTGAAGCAATAGATTTCCTACAGAGGCTATAGGTATTGAAGCGTGATTGCTAGTGGGGTAAAAATAGAAGTAAAAAGGAAAGAAAGTTTCTTTTATTTTGAACGATACAGAATAGTTTATTTGCTATTTAAATAAGGTAGACTATGGAGTGTGCGAATAGGTTGTTCTGAGTTGCTGACAGAATTTAATAAGAGTATGTAAAATAAAGAGCATAAAAAAAGCCAACTCATAGAGTTGGCTTTTAATGTCTGTTATAACTTCTGATTAGAAGTGGAACATTAATCTAATTGCACCACCTAAGTTATCAGTATCAATTCCAAAAGAAGAACTTTTTCCTGTTGTAGTTGTAATTTGGTGAGTTGTGTTAACTGTTGCGTTAGCTCCGTCTAAACCGTATACTTCAGTTACAGTTTCTCCACCACCAGTACTTGTAAGGCTTAATCCCCATCCGTACTCAGCAGCAACAGAAATTTTAGGAGCAAAGAAATACTCAGCACCAATAAATCCTCTTACACCAAATCCGAAAGTTGCACCAGCTTTAGAAGATAAAATTCTGTTGTTAACAGCAGCACCTCTAGCAATTCCAATAGAATCTAAAGTTGCACCATATTCACTCTTAACGTTTGGAGTTGTTCCTCCTAAAGTGATTAAAGCTTCACCACCATAGTATCCTTGTAATCTATTGTGTCCTCTTCTTTTTTCGATACCAGCACCAATAACGATAGCACTTCCACTTTGCTTATGAACGTCAGTTACATAAGAAGGAGCAGAGTTAATTGTGTTAGTGTCAGTTTGAACATTGTTAGTTCCTGACATTGTCATTAATCTTAAAGATCCTCTGAAAGCAGTGTTTTCATCTTTAAAGTACTTTCCGTAGATAGCGTTAGATGAGTTAGGAGTTTGGTTAACAAACGCTGAGTTAAAAGAGTTAGCTGTAGAACCATTAAACATGTTTCCTACATAGTTGAATAATGGGTTGGCATTAAATCCAAGCCCCCAATCTCCAGCTTGAGGAGTAACAACTAAATCGTTAGCATCTTTGATCTCAGTTGTTTGTGCAAATGTAACAGAACCTGCAAAAAGTGCTGCTACGAAAAATAAATTCTTTTTCATAATTGTTTAATATTGTTTATTAATTACGGTACAAATGTAGTATAGATTTTGTAATTAAAAACTAAATTTTATCATATTGTAAACATAACTTTGTTAAAACCTTGTTATTTATTTTTTGTAAATCCTAGTGATTTAAGTAAATTTGTTCAACTATGAAATTGTTGTATCCAGAGTTTTTATGGGGCTTGTTAGCTATTATTCTTCCTATAATTATTCACCTGTTTAACTTTAAGAAATTTAAAAAAGAATATTTTTCTAATGTTAACATATTAAAGGAGGTTAAGTTAGAAACTCAACATAGATCTCAGCTAAAACATCTTTTGATATTGGCTACTCGTATTGGTGCAATAGCCCTTTTAGTTTTAGCCTTTTGTCAACCTTATTTTGAGTCGGGTCAAAATATAGCAGCAATCAAGAATACTATAGGTATATATATAGATAATTCATTGAGTATGGATTCCAAGAAGAATGAATCTTATTTAATAGATGAAGCTAAAGATGCCGCAGTTAAACTTGTTGAGTCTTATAGTCCTACAGATCAATATCAATTGTTAACGAATGATTTTGAGGGGAAGCATCAACGTATCGTTAATCAGGAAGAAGCAATAGAGCTTATTGAGGAAATTGAAATTTCTTCATCAAATAAAACACTTAAGGAGTTATATATAAGGCAGAGTGATTTGATGAAAAATCAAAAAAATAACAAGACTACATATTGGCTGTCTGACTTTTCTCGAAATAATTTTGATATTACAACTGCAGAGTTAGATTCAACAATGAAAGTTAATGTTGTACCATTTCAACAAGAGTTAAATGAGAATGTTTATATCGACAGTGTATGGTTTGAATCGCCTTTGAGACAAATTAATCAAGAGGAAGAATTGTTTGTTAGGGTTGTTAACAGTTCAGAAAATGAAATAGGAGTGAAGCTGAACTTAAAAATAAACAATGAAATAAAAAGTATTGTCAATGAAAAGCTTGCTCCACAAGCTACAAAAGTTACACAATTAAATTACGCTATTCAGATTAAAGGCTTACAATTCGGAGAGGTTTACCTTTCTGATTATCCTAATCCGAACCTAACGTTTGATGACCGATTTTTCTTTACGTATAATATTAAGGAAAAATCGAAAGTACTCCATATAAAAGAAAGTGAAAGAGGAAATTTTAATCCTGTAGAAACAGTCTTTCAGGGTGATCAAAATTTTGAAATGACCACCAATACACTTTCTGAAGTTGATTATGCTTCGCTAACTGTTTATGATTTGGTGATTATAGAAAATCTAAGCAATTTTTCTAATGGACTACAGTTGGAGTTGAAAAAGTTTATAGAGCATGGAGGAAGTTTGTTAATCATTCCAGATGCCACCATAAATAGAGAGAGTTATAATGCTTTTTTTGCAGCTATAGATGCTGGATATTTAGCCGACAAAGAGCAAAAACCTGTAAGAATAGGAACAGTTAATCAGGCAGATAAGTTTTATGATAACGTGTTTGATAAAGTAGATGGGAAGATCGATTTACCAATAGTTGATAATTATTACCCTTTAAGTTATAAAACAAAAGTAGCTTCTAAAGTATTGTTGAAACTAAGTAATGATGTTCCTTTCTTTTCATATCTAGAAGTAGGTAAAGGGAAATGTTATTTTCTTGCAGCTCCACTTGAAAACAGTTCATTTATTGAGCATGCACTTTTTGTTCCGACAATATTGAAAGTAGCAGAAAATAGTCAACTAAATTTTGCATTGTATCACACTATCGGAGAAAAAGGGCTGTTGAATGTTGCAAATACAATCAAAGAGGGGAACTTGTTTATTCGAGAAGAAAAAAGCGACTATGAATTCATTCCAGAGTATATTCAGTTAAATAATGCGATAGCGTTGGATGTTCATGATAAAATACAGGAGGCAGGTCATTATAATTTGATAAGTAATCAGCAGTCAGTAATGCCACTGGCATACAACCATAATCGTTCGGAATCGGTAGTTGATTATTATAATTCAGAAAAAATTATGGCAACACTAGAAAAGAAAGGATGGACCAAATGGTTTACAGTTTTTAAAACCAATAAGAATGGTCAAGAACAAGCGATTACAACAAGCATTGAAAAAGTTAAATATTGGAAGTATTTTGTTTTAGGAGCCTTATTTTTATTGTTACTGGAAATAGTGTTAATTCGATTCTTCAGAGTTAAATAAGAGATTATAAGAACAGAAGTACCGTTTAAATCATTGGGCAAATACAAAAAAAAGGTTAAAATCTTTAATTTCTCCATTAAATTTAAGACATTCGCATGCTTGTATCAGAATTACTTGAATTCCAGTACAAACTAGAAGAATTATGAGTGTAAAAGACCAAATAATTGAGGGGAAAATACCGAAGCATGTTGCCATTATTATGGATGGTAATGGAAGATGGGCCCAAGAACAGGGAGAAGAAAGAGTTTTTGGTCACATAAGTGGTGTTCATTCTGTCAGAGAATCATTGAAAGCAGCAGCAGCAATTGGAGTTCAATACCTAACACTTTATACTTTTAGTACAGAAAATTGGAATCGACCTAAAGAAGAAGTTGATGCGCTGATGGATTTGTTGGTTAGGACTATAGCAGGAGAAGTCGATTCCCTTAATGAAAATGGCGTCAAACTCGAAACTATAGGAGATATTAGCTCACTGCCTGAGGGATGTTTAGAAGCATTGAATGCAGCTAAAGAAAGAACAAAGAGCAATAATAAAGTAACATTAATTTTAGCTTTAAGCTACAGCTCTAGAGTTGAAATTGAAAAGGCTGTTAAGCGCATAGCCACTGATGCTGTAGAAAAAAAGATTGAACTCAATGAAATAAATGAAGAATTAATCAGTTCTTATCTCAACACAGCAAGGTATCCAGATCCTGATTTGTTAGTTCGAACAAGTGGAGAGGAAAGAATTAGTAATTTCTTGCTGTGGCAAATAGCTTATAGTGAATTGTATTTTACCAATACACTTTGGCCAGATTTTAAAGAGGAAGATTTTTTTAAAGCCATATTAGATTATCAACAAAGAGAAAGAAGGTTTGGTAAGACAAGTGCTCAAATCATAGAGAATGAATAGTAGATTAATTCAAATATACAGTACTGTAATTATTTTGTTTAGTGTTTTTGTTTCGGCTATCGGACAGTCGAAAACAGTAGATTACCTATCACCTAAGGAATACATTATTGCTGGTATTGTAGTAGATGGGATCCGAAATTTGGATCACAATCAAATTATTTCTAAATCAGGGTTGATTAGAGGGAATAAAATTCAAATCCCAGGAGATGATATTTCTCAAGCGATTCAAAAATTATGGAAAGAAAAACTGTTTTCTGATATTCAGATTTTTGTTGAGAAAACACAAGGGCAAAATGCCTTTTTAGTCATTAAATTAGAGGAGCGTTCTCGATTATCTCGTTATAGTTTTAAAGGAATATCAAAATCACATGCAGATGATTTAAGAGAGAATATAGACCTATATGCAGGGAAGTTAGTGACAGAAGACGAGATTTACCGTATTAAACAAATTAGTAGAGGTTTTTATATTGAAAAAGGATATTTAAGACCAGAAGTAAAAGTCATTACTAAGCCAGATACATTAGTGAATAATAGTGTCATGATGAAAATTATGATTGATAAGGGAGAGCGTTTTCGTATCAATGAAATAACTTTTGAAGGAAATAATAACCTAAAAGCTTCTAAGTTGAAGCGTCAAATGAAAAAAACCAAAGAGAAAAAATGGTGGAAGATTTTTTGGCGTTCAAAGTATATATCATCACTCTATAAAGCAGATAAGAAAAATATCCTAGCAAAATATAGAGATAATGCATATAGAGATGCAGAAATTACTTTTGACACGATTTATGATTATGATGAAAAAAATATCAATATCGACATCAAGATTAACGAAGGAAATAAATATTATATCCGTTCAATTGATTGGACTGGTAACCTTAAGTATCGTTCAGGATTTTTAGATACGATACTAGGAATAAAACCTGGAGATGAGTACAACCAGTCTGTATTGGATGCACGTCTATATATGAATCCTGGAGGAACAGATGTTAGCTCGTTATATATGGATGATGGATATCTATTTTTCCAAATTACACCAATTGAAAAAAACGTAGAAAACGATTCAGTTGATTTGGAGTTTAGAATATATGAAGGAAAGCAAGCACGAATTAAAAACATCACAGTAACAGGAAATACCAAAACAAGTGACCATGTGATTATTCGAGATTTGTACACCAAACCTGGTGATTTGTTTAGTCGTGATGCGGTAATTCGTTCACAAAGAGAGTTGTCTCAAAAAGGTTATTTTGATCCTGAACAATTAAATGTAAACCCTAAACCAAATCCAGCTGACGGAACAGTAGATATCGAATATGTGGTAGCAGAAAAACCAAGTGATCAAATAGAATTGTCAGGCGGTTGGGGAGCTGGACAATTGGTAGGAACTTTAGGGGTTTCATTCAATAATTTTGCATTAAGGAATACATTCAAAAAAGGAGCCTGGAATCCACTACCAGCTGGAGATGGACAACGTTTAAGTATTAGAGCTCAGTCTAATGGATTTCAATTCCAATCGTATAACATTTCATTTACAGAACCTTGGTTAGGAGGGAAGAAGCCTAACGCATTAAGTGTCTCAGCTTACCACTCTGTGCAAGCCTATGATAGAAAGTATGTGCAAGGATCGGATGGAAGAGCATTAAAAGATGCTGATGGAAATAAAATTCTAACAGCTAATCGAAGAATTCTTAAAATGACAGGAGCTTCTATTGGATTAGGGAGAAGATTAACTTGGCCAGATGATTATTTCTCTGTATATCATGAACTAGGGTATCAATATTTTGACTTAAATAACTTTAGTAATGTCTTCTCTTTTAGTGATGGATATGTCAATAACTTTTTCTATCAATTCTCGTTAAGTAGAAGTTCTATCGATCAACCCTTGTATCCAAGAACAGGAGCTTCATTTAAGTTTAGTGCAAAAATTACACCTCCATATTCATTGTTAGGGGAGGACAAAGATTATGCTGAGTTAAATGATCAAGATAAATACAGGTGGATAGAATATAATAAGTTTAAGTTTACATCGTCTTGGTTTACCCCATTGTCGAAAGACAAAAAGTTAGTTTTAAATGCAAGAATGGGATTCGGATTCCTAAATGGATGGAATAAAGAAATAGGAGCACCTCCTTTCGAACGTTTTTATCT harbors:
- the rpmA gene encoding 50S ribosomal protein L27, producing the protein MAHKKGVGSSDNGRESESKRLGVKIYGGQAAIAGNIIVRQRGTKHNPGANVGMGKDHTLFALTDGIVNFKKKRGNKSYVSVEPFGEEA
- the rplU gene encoding 50S ribosomal protein L21 — encoded protein: MYAIVEIAGQQFKVEKDQRLFVHQLKGEAGDTVEFSDVYLIEDNGAVTVGAPAVEGALVTAKIEEHLKGEKVIVFKKKRRKGYKKKNGHRQRLTKITIESIVASGAKKAAKKADAKPAAKKAAPKAKAAKGDDLTKIEGVGPKIAEVLTAAGLATFADVAKSTPEAIKEILSAHSRLASKNPSTWCQQAELAAEGKWDELKKWQDELDGGKA
- a CDS encoding isoprenyl transferase, translating into MSVKDQIIEGKIPKHVAIIMDGNGRWAQEQGEERVFGHISGVHSVRESLKAAAAIGVQYLTLYTFSTENWNRPKEEVDALMDLLVRTIAGEVDSLNENGVKLETIGDISSLPEGCLEALNAAKERTKSNNKVTLILALSYSSRVEIEKAVKRIATDAVEKKIELNEINEELISSYLNTARYPDPDLLVRTSGEERISNFLLWQIAYSELYFTNTLWPDFKEEDFFKAILDYQQRERRFGKTSAQIIENE
- the bamA gene encoding outer membrane protein assembly factor BamA; its protein translation is MNSRLIQIYSTVIILFSVFVSAIGQSKTVDYLSPKEYIIAGIVVDGIRNLDHNQIISKSGLIRGNKIQIPGDDISQAIQKLWKEKLFSDIQIFVEKTQGQNAFLVIKLEERSRLSRYSFKGISKSHADDLRENIDLYAGKLVTEDEIYRIKQISRGFYIEKGYLRPEVKVITKPDTLVNNSVMMKIMIDKGERFRINEITFEGNNNLKASKLKRQMKKTKEKKWWKIFWRSKYISSLYKADKKNILAKYRDNAYRDAEITFDTIYDYDEKNINIDIKINEGNKYYIRSIDWTGNLKYRSGFLDTILGIKPGDEYNQSVLDARLYMNPGGTDVSSLYMDDGYLFFQITPIEKNVENDSVDLEFRIYEGKQARIKNITVTGNTKTSDHVIIRDLYTKPGDLFSRDAVIRSQRELSQKGYFDPEQLNVNPKPNPADGTVDIEYVVAEKPSDQIELSGGWGAGQLVGTLGVSFNNFALRNTFKKGAWNPLPAGDGQRLSIRAQSNGFQFQSYNISFTEPWLGGKKPNALSVSAYHSVQAYDRKYVQGSDGRALKDADGNKILTANRRILKMTGASIGLGRRLTWPDDYFSVYHELGYQYFDLNNFSNVFSFSDGYVNNFFYQFSLSRSSIDQPLYPRTGASFKFSAKITPPYSLLGEDKDYAELNDQDKYRWIEYNKFKFTSSWFTPLSKDKKLVLNARMGFGFLNGWNKEIGAPPFERFYLGGSGLTGFTLAAQEIIALRGYDDKTISPTFGGSIISKYTLELRYPVSLNPQATIYVLGFTEAGNTWNDYKKYNPFTVKRSAGLGVRIFLPMFGLMGLDYGWGFDQLDSGASGEAVHNAELQAKGYRGQFHFTIGANLGEL
- a CDS encoding BatA domain-containing protein; translated protein: MKLLYPEFLWGLLAIILPIIIHLFNFKKFKKEYFSNVNILKEVKLETQHRSQLKHLLILATRIGAIALLVLAFCQPYFESGQNIAAIKNTIGIYIDNSLSMDSKKNESYLIDEAKDAAVKLVESYSPTDQYQLLTNDFEGKHQRIVNQEEAIELIEEIEISSSNKTLKELYIRQSDLMKNQKNNKTTYWLSDFSRNNFDITTAELDSTMKVNVVPFQQELNENVYIDSVWFESPLRQINQEEELFVRVVNSSENEIGVKLNLKINNEIKSIVNEKLAPQATKVTQLNYAIQIKGLQFGEVYLSDYPNPNLTFDDRFFFTYNIKEKSKVLHIKESERGNFNPVETVFQGDQNFEMTTNTLSEVDYASLTVYDLVIIENLSNFSNGLQLELKKFIEHGGSLLIIPDATINRESYNAFFAAIDAGYLADKEQKPVRIGTVNQADKFYDNVFDKVDGKIDLPIVDNYYPLSYKTKVASKVLLKLSNDVPFFSYLEVGKGKCYFLAAPLENSSFIEHALFVPTILKVAENSQLNFALYHTIGEKGLLNVANTIKEGNLFIREEKSDYEFIPEYIQLNNAIALDVHDKIQEAGHYNLISNQQSVMPLAYNHNRSESVVDYYNSEKIMATLEKKGWTKWFTVFKTNKNGQEQAITTSIEKVKYWKYFVLGALFLLLLEIVLIRFFRVK